The sequence CATCAACCAAGCCGGAATCGGCACCTGGAACCCCGTTGTCGCTATCCCCAACCCCAAAGCCAACAACGGCCAACCAAATTGTTCCGTCCAATTCTCTAGCGCATCCGCTCCCCAAGCCCCATCCTCCTCCCCACACGCCTGCGCCGCCTCCCTGATGCAAGCCAGCACCGCCTGCCGTTCCCCGCCCTCCACCACCACACAGGCCGCCCAGGTGGAACACCGCAGTCCCACCACCCCCGGCACCCGCTCCAACAACCAAAGCAAATATTCCCGATAGGCCGGGTCAACCGCCAGCAAGGGCACCCGCACCCGCACCCGCCCCGGCACCTCATGCACTACCCGATAGACGACCCGAGGAACCGGAGCAACGGCCAAGGACATCCATTCATCCCCAAAACAATTACCCCTAGCCTATCACCCCGGTTCCCGATCTATCTAACAGGGACAACCCTCATGCCCACAACCCGGCCCCTGGGGATGCCCCTGGGCACAGGCCTCACTGCAATACACCTTGTCCCCCACCCGCAGCGCCGTCGCCGGATCAACTTGGCAAACGCACCGCTCACAATCACATTTCACCATCACCGAACCTCCATAAAACCGAATAACCCAATCATATATGAACATTTATTCATGTGTCAAGGGGTGGGGGAAACCTATAGTTGGTCTTAAGTCTGGGGGGGATAGCCAAGGGCTTGGGGACAATAGGGTTACAGTCTGCCCAGGAGGGAAATGTATGAATGCGCCCAATCCCCTGTTAGAGATTCCCCAGTACGGCCAGAGCATTTGGATGGACAATTTGAGCCGGAATTTGATCGTCTCCGGTGAATTACAGCGGTTGATCAGCACCCGGGGCATTTGTGGGATTACCTCCAACCCGGCCATTTTTGAAAAAGCCATTGCCGGGAATGCCATTTACGATGCGGACATTATTGCCGGTGCCAAGGCGGGTTTGTCCGTGCCCCAGATTTACGAATCCCTGGTCTTCAAGGACATTCAGGATGCCTGCGATATTTTTCGGCCCATTTATGATGCCACCCAAGGGTTAGATGGGTATGTGAGTTTGGAAGTCGCCCCGGAATTGGCGCGGGACACGGCCGGAACGGTGCGGGAAGCCCTGCGGTATGCCGAGGCCATCAACCGTCCCAACGTGATGATCAAAATTCCGGGCACCCCGGAGGGTCTGGCCGCTGTGGAGCAGGTGATCGCCGCCGGGATTAATGTGAATATCACCCTGCTGTTCAGTGTGCAAAGCTATGTGGACACCGCCTGGGCGTACATCCGGGGGCTAGAGGCACGGGTCGCCAAGGGGGAACCCATTGACCGGATTGCCTCCGTCGCCAGCTTTTTCCTGAGCCGGATTGACAGCAAGGTGGACAAGCTCCTCATGGACATCGGCACCGATGCGGCCAAGGCGTTGTTGGGGAAAGTGGCCATTGCCAATGCCAAGGTGGCCTACGAGCGGTTCCAAGAAATTCTCCAAGACCCCCGCTGGCAAGCCCTCGCCGCCCAGGGAGCCAAGGTGCAACGCCTGCTGTGGGCGAGTACCAGCACCAAAAACCCCCAGTACAGCGATGTGATGTACGTGGAGGAACTGGTGGGTGCCAACACGGTGAACACCCTGCCCCCGGAGACCATCGAGGCGTGTGCCGACCATTGCCACATCAGCGACCATCTGCGGGATGGGTTTGACCAGGCGGAGCAGGTGCTGGCCCAGGTGCAGGCCCTGGGAATTGACCTGGACCAAGTGATGGCGGAATTGCTGGCGGAGGGGATTCAAAAATTCATTGACCCCTTTACCGCTTTGATGCGTTCCCTCAGCGATAAGGTGGCGCAACTCACCCCCGCTTAGGTGACTCCGGCCAGCCACACAGACTGGATGCGGTTGGCTCTGGCCTTGGCGGAGCGGGCGGGGCAAGCCGGGGATGTCCCCGTTGGTGCGGTAATTGTCAATGGGCAGGGGCAATGTATCGCCCAAGCGGAAAATCAACGCCAGCGCACCCATGACCCCACCGCCCATGCGGAGATTTTGGCTCTGCGGCAGGCGGGCATGGCCCTGGGAACCTGGTACCTCACCGAATGTACCTTGTATGTCACCTTGGAACCCTGTCCCATGTGTGCGGGGGCCCTGGTGAATGCTCGGATTGGTGCCCTGGTGTATGGTGCCAGTGACCCGAAAGCGGGAGCCATCGCCAGTGTGATTCAGATTCCCACCAGTCCGGCTTCCAACCATCGCTTCCCAGTGACGAGTGGCATTCTTGGCGAGGAATGTCGAGAACTTTTACAAAATTGGTTTCGCCAGCGGCGGCACAGCCCCTAGCAGGGCATTCCCTGTGCCATAATAGAAAACGCATCATTACGGGGCTATAGCTCAGTTGGTAGAGCACCTCAATGGCATTGAGGGGGTCAGCGGTTCGAGTCCGCTTAGCTCCATAGACATTTCAGCCACCAGTAAGGGGATTTCAGGATTTTTAGTGCAGTACGGGTTGGGTATAGTTAGGGCTGGTTAGGGCAATTTAGAGCCGAAATTGGGCTACATAAATTTGGGGCAGAATCCATGCCTCGTGAATGGGTCAAGCTGGAGGCAGAGTGTGCCAAGAAGGGAAGCGTCTCCCTCTGGATGGTTGAATTAACTCTGGCTCTGTTTGCCAATTCAAGGGTTAACGAAACCATTAATTCAATGAGGGATTCGATGCTAGCATTACTTACTTGAAACTCTCTTACTTTCTAGCAAAACGGATACTGTAGGAAACAACAAAAACCAAGAGCAAAGGGGACTTGTTAGTTGAGTTAGTACAGTGTTTCCAACAAATCCAATTAACGCATTGGAAGCGAGGCTTGTACGAGGAGTTTAAAGATACTCCTATGTTTCTGGTTTCCAACTAATCCAATTAACGCATTGGAAGCGAGTCCTTACTACCAAATAAAGCTGCCCCAAGGACGCCGCTTGTTTCCAACTAATCCAATTAACGCATTGGAAGCGAGTACCATCCTGCCTGGTCTTCTGGGTCGAGAAGCTGCCGTTTCCAACTAATCCAATTAACGCATTGGAAGCGAGTATGGACTGAGAAGTATTTAGTTTTGTCTTTTTGAGGACATGTTTCCAACTAATCCAATTAACGCATTGGAAGCGAGAGATGTTCAGAAATCCCTCGCTGAGATGATTAAAGTTTGTTTCCAACTAATCCAATTAACGCATTGGAAGCGAGAGATGGAAATGAAGGCCGCGGCTGCCTTCAAAAAGTTGTTTCCAACTAATCCAATTAACGCATTGGAAGCGAGAAACACCTGCCCTCCAGATTGCCGCGAAGAAGCTGGTGTTTCCAACTAATCCAATTAACGCATTGGAAGCGAGTTGCTCGGCGAATGGCTTCTTAACAACGCCCAGGACGGGTTTCCAACTAATCCAATTAACGCATTGGAAGCGAGAAGACGGAGTCGCTCGACAATTTTGCCAATTTGCAAGTGTTTCCAACTAATCCAATTAACGCATTGGAAGCGAGCTAAAAAACTGAAACCAGGAGTATGCCCCGCTCCTGTTTCCAACTAATCCAATTAACGCATTGGAAGCGAGTAAATGTGACCCACGTGCCTCATTGTCCTTTTGAAGTTTCCAACTAATCCAATTAACGCATTGGAAGCGAGTCTATTATCACAAAGTTCCCCCGCTTCCGGAGGGGGGGTTTCCAACTAATCCAATTAACGCATTGGAAGCGAGTAACGGTGTTCGGTGGGCTACGACCGAGCATTTTTACCAGGTTTCCAACTAATCCAATTAACGCATTGGAAGCGAGATGAAAAAGGGGGGAAGAGCGACCTTGCTCGTCATCAATCGTTTCCAACTAATCCAATTAACGCATTGGAAGCGAGTGGGATGACGTTATTTCCCAGAAAGTACCAACCTGGTTTCCAACTAATCCAATTAACGCATTGGAAGCGAGGATTGGGAAGATTTGTCTTTCCCTGAGCAAATTCAAAGGGAGTTTCCAACTAATCCAATTAACGCATTGGAAGCGAGGGGAAAAACTGGAAGCCTGGTATATCGCCAACAACTAGTTTCCAACAAATCCAATTAACGCATT comes from Synechococcus sp. C9 and encodes:
- the tadA gene encoding tRNA adenosine(34) deaminase TadA — its product is MTPASHTDWMRLALALAERAGQAGDVPVGAVIVNGQGQCIAQAENQRQRTHDPTAHAEILALRQAGMALGTWYLTECTLYVTLEPCPMCAGALVNARIGALVYGASDPKAGAIASVIQIPTSPASNHRFPVTSGILGEECRELLQNWFRQRRHSP
- the tal gene encoding transaldolase, with amino-acid sequence MNAPNPLLEIPQYGQSIWMDNLSRNLIVSGELQRLISTRGICGITSNPAIFEKAIAGNAIYDADIIAGAKAGLSVPQIYESLVFKDIQDACDIFRPIYDATQGLDGYVSLEVAPELARDTAGTVREALRYAEAINRPNVMIKIPGTPEGLAAVEQVIAAGINVNITLLFSVQSYVDTAWAYIRGLEARVAKGEPIDRIASVASFFLSRIDSKVDKLLMDIGTDAAKALLGKVAIANAKVAYERFQEILQDPRWQALAAQGAKVQRLLWASTSTKNPQYSDVMYVEELVGANTVNTLPPETIEACADHCHISDHLRDGFDQAEQVLAQVQALGIDLDQVMAELLAEGIQKFIDPFTALMRSLSDKVAQLTPA
- a CDS encoding metallothionein; this translates as MVKCDCERCVCQVDPATALRVGDKVYCSEACAQGHPQGPGCGHEGCPC